One window of the Halobacillus litoralis genome contains the following:
- a CDS encoding ATP-grasp domain-containing protein, with translation MELDQLELNATVEETEKTKPYYTALIGWSVQAIEAAARMNRPFVVVGPSDFQMYAEKHDIPFVGWDFNKINESSDHLYMQLKEMGVEVAVPLYEECVEWAGALNARFREDPRVFNRSLLLRDKGMMKRKAQISGIKVGVFEEARDKEDVERFLKRVNEALLKLEGDHLDPIHVKPLDKAGSVGHLAIYNKDDIDRIVDTDFPLLMESHLDGQEFSVEAFIHKGKVRFLNITEYVKLGYSNFVPASPALEEKRPLIERAVQQLVDAFEIEYGVIHPEYFITQDGTLHFGEVAARVPGGHIFDLIERAYGFSAYEAQILCSDPNTTEEEIREFFPDPYSYEKYAGCLMVHPNVDYVEDLKIPDELEEHPYFEKHDMFTPPQGKVAERVGFGNHYGTIFFYGRDSEEMTELLKAYEQYNFYV, from the coding sequence ATGGAACTGGATCAACTTGAATTGAATGCGACTGTGGAGGAAACTGAGAAAACGAAACCGTATTATACGGCACTGATAGGTTGGAGTGTGCAAGCGATTGAGGCAGCAGCAAGGATGAATCGTCCCTTTGTCGTTGTAGGTCCGTCAGATTTCCAAATGTATGCGGAGAAACATGATATCCCGTTTGTCGGTTGGGATTTTAACAAAATCAACGAAAGCTCTGATCATTTGTACATGCAGTTAAAGGAAATGGGCGTAGAAGTCGCAGTCCCATTATATGAAGAATGTGTGGAATGGGCAGGTGCTTTAAACGCACGTTTCCGTGAAGATCCTCGTGTATTCAACCGTTCCCTGTTACTTCGTGATAAAGGGATGATGAAGCGTAAAGCACAGATTTCAGGCATTAAAGTCGGTGTGTTTGAAGAAGCACGAGACAAAGAGGATGTTGAACGATTCTTGAAACGTGTCAATGAAGCGCTGTTGAAGCTCGAAGGTGACCACCTCGACCCGATCCATGTGAAGCCGCTCGATAAAGCAGGATCTGTCGGTCATTTGGCTATTTATAATAAAGATGATATCGACCGCATTGTAGACACTGATTTTCCATTACTGATGGAGAGCCACTTGGATGGACAGGAATTTTCAGTGGAAGCTTTCATTCACAAAGGCAAAGTCCGTTTTCTCAACATCACCGAATATGTCAAATTGGGGTACTCCAACTTCGTACCGGCTTCACCTGCACTGGAGGAAAAAAGACCTCTGATCGAACGTGCGGTCCAGCAGCTCGTCGACGCTTTTGAAATCGAGTATGGAGTCATCCATCCGGAATATTTCATTACGCAAGATGGCACACTTCACTTTGGCGAAGTCGCAGCACGTGTACCGGGCGGTCATATTTTCGATTTAATCGAGCGCGCCTATGGATTCAGTGCTTATGAAGCGCAAATTTTGTGCAGTGATCCGAATACGACCGAAGAGGAAATTCGTGAATTTTTTCCGGACCCTTACTCCTACGAAAAGTACGCCGGATGTCTGATGGTGCACCCGAATGTTGATTATGTGGAAGACTTGAAGATTCCGGATGAGCTTGAAGAGCATCCATACTTCGAGAAGCATGACATGTTCACACCTCCACAAGGAAAAGTGGCAGAACGTGTCGGTTTCGGAAATCATTATGGAACAATCTTTTTCTATGGCAGAGATAGTGAAGAAATGACAGAGCTGCTCAAAGCCTACGAACAGTATAATTTCTACGTATAA
- a CDS encoding SurA N-terminal domain-containing protein yields MTLNKKWLLTLIFAAFVSLLAACGSDEGESAEGDNNKDEQKQEEQASEDSQQQEMPKPDLEGVPDVVAKVNGEEIKKAEFENVYKGQFQQMAMQSQMSGQKVDQDKLKKQVADSLVGQELLIQEADSRDYKAPQEEKDKKLEELAKERQVKSTDEFLKKLEEQGMSKEEVMTQVGTQIKLDKLIAEEAGDTEPTEEEVKKAYDQMKAQQEKAENGQEVPAYEEVKDRLKDQLKQQKESEATQKLVKNLREEADVTVNI; encoded by the coding sequence ATGACATTGAATAAAAAATGGTTACTGACTTTAATTTTTGCAGCTTTTGTTTCCCTACTTGCAGCCTGCGGTAGTGATGAAGGAGAGTCTGCTGAAGGTGATAATAATAAAGATGAACAAAAACAAGAAGAGCAGGCAAGCGAAGATTCCCAGCAACAGGAAATGCCAAAGCCTGACTTAGAAGGTGTACCTGATGTAGTAGCAAAGGTCAATGGTGAAGAAATCAAGAAAGCTGAGTTTGAGAATGTGTATAAAGGTCAATTCCAACAAATGGCTATGCAATCTCAAATGTCAGGTCAAAAGGTCGACCAGGATAAATTGAAAAAGCAAGTAGCTGACAGTCTCGTTGGTCAAGAGTTATTGATCCAGGAAGCTGACAGCCGTGACTACAAGGCTCCGCAAGAAGAAAAAGATAAAAAGCTTGAAGAGCTGGCTAAGGAACGACAAGTAAAATCCACAGATGAATTCTTGAAAAAATTAGAAGAGCAAGGCATGAGTAAAGAAGAAGTCATGACGCAAGTGGGGACACAAATCAAGTTGGACAAGCTGATCGCTGAAGAAGCTGGCGATACAGAACCGACTGAAGAAGAAGTGAAAAAAGCGTACGATCAAATGAAAGCTCAACAGGAAAAAGCGGAGAATGGACAGGAAGTTCCTGCTTATGAAGAAGTGAAGGATCGTCTTAAAGATCAATTGAAACAACAGAAAGAGTCAGAAGCTACTCAAAAACTTGTCAAAAATCTACGTGAAGAAGCAGATGTGACAGTAAATATTTAA
- a CDS encoding YkvA family protein — protein MTKEKTYQEKLDNLNPKKAIARGRKYFSEKEFGEKLRKYSGQIGTKIVYYSLLLYYAFKSPETPKKAKLTIAGALGYLILPLDVIPDFIPAVGFADDSAVIIYAVYQVLSHIDEEVKGNAKTRMEKIFGDSVDLENLQDPLEEKDKK, from the coding sequence ATGACAAAAGAAAAAACATATCAAGAAAAGCTTGATAACCTGAACCCGAAAAAAGCGATTGCGCGTGGACGCAAATATTTTTCAGAGAAGGAGTTTGGGGAAAAGCTGCGTAAATATAGTGGTCAAATCGGAACGAAAATCGTCTATTACAGTCTTTTGCTTTACTATGCTTTTAAAAGTCCTGAAACTCCGAAGAAGGCGAAGCTTACCATTGCAGGTGCACTTGGCTACCTCATCTTGCCACTCGATGTGATTCCGGATTTCATTCCAGCTGTCGGTTTTGCTGATGATAGTGCGGTAATAATTTATGCTGTCTATCAGGTTCTGTCGCATATCGATGAGGAAGTGAAAGGGAACGCAAAAACTAGAATGGAAAAGATTTTTGGTGACTCTGTCGATTTGGAAAATTTGCAAGATCCGTTAGAGGAAAAAGATAAGAAATAA
- a CDS encoding GNAT family N-acetyltransferase yields MLETNRCVVRKISNDDYDDVKEIYLNEEVRKYLGGTREIDSISTILAQMVMPPDHSFYWKIKDKRTDSFVGLISLDPHHSGDQLEISYQLLPQWWGKGYAGEVLSSVLHYGFTVLKLPRVVAETQTANMRSRRLLEKSGMKLVTIRQRFGAEQSIYQIERDDLK; encoded by the coding sequence ATGCTTGAAACGAACCGATGTGTAGTTAGAAAGATTTCCAATGACGACTATGATGATGTAAAAGAGATCTACCTTAATGAAGAAGTCAGAAAATACCTTGGCGGGACCCGTGAAATAGACTCTATATCAACAATTCTCGCGCAGATGGTGATGCCCCCGGATCACTCATTCTACTGGAAGATTAAAGATAAACGCACCGATAGTTTTGTAGGGTTAATTTCTTTGGACCCTCATCATTCAGGCGATCAATTAGAAATTTCCTATCAGCTCTTACCCCAATGGTGGGGAAAAGGGTATGCAGGCGAAGTTCTTTCATCCGTCCTCCATTACGGCTTCACTGTATTAAAACTACCAAGAGTGGTCGCAGAAACACAAACGGCTAATATGCGATCTCGACGACTCTTAGAAAAGTCTGGAATGAAATTGGTCACTATCCGCCAAAGGTTCGGTGCAGAACAATCGATTTATCAAATAGAGAGGGACGACTTAAAATAA
- a CDS encoding YndM family protein: MEHIKLLAIKFFVTLAFLYIVLGAGYDMAFGNVFLITMVVSLLSYVVGDMIILPRTNNTIATISDFVLAFVIIYFMSDALTVGGDLFTASLISSVGLAVFEYMFHKYVRSELEEDTGANEVDTNVAQLRTEASEELTPYPEDDE; this comes from the coding sequence ATGGAGCACATCAAACTGTTGGCCATCAAATTTTTTGTGACATTGGCCTTCCTTTATATTGTCTTAGGTGCCGGGTATGATATGGCGTTCGGAAACGTCTTTTTGATTACAATGGTTGTCAGTCTCCTCTCATATGTGGTGGGGGATATGATCATCTTGCCGAGAACGAACAATACGATTGCAACAATTTCAGATTTTGTTCTGGCTTTTGTCATCATTTACTTCATGAGTGATGCATTGACTGTTGGAGGGGACTTGTTTACGGCGTCCTTAATTTCTTCAGTAGGTTTAGCGGTTTTCGAGTATATGTTCCACAAATATGTAAGAAGCGAGTTAGAGGAAGACACAGGTGCAAATGAAGTGGATACAAATGTAGCGCAGCTGCGCACGGAGGCTTCGGAAGAATTAACGCCGTATCCTGAAGACGACGAATAA
- a CDS encoding NUDIX hydrolase, translated as MNDYIKTMRAMIGHETLLTVGCGAIIEDGSGRILLQKRSDYGVWGIPGGLLEIGETFEATVKREVFEETGLTIHELELFGVYSGEKGYAQYENGDQVFSVQIIFISRKFDGVLLGNHESRELDFFHKTTIPGHINSHQAPFITDWLEGKEPPIIK; from the coding sequence ATGAATGATTATATAAAAACAATGCGTGCGATGATTGGTCATGAAACTTTGTTGACTGTCGGTTGTGGCGCGATTATCGAAGACGGCTCAGGCCGGATCCTACTGCAAAAGCGGTCGGACTATGGCGTGTGGGGGATCCCTGGTGGTCTGCTCGAAATCGGGGAAACCTTTGAAGCGACAGTGAAGCGGGAGGTTTTTGAAGAGACAGGCTTGACTATTCATGAGCTTGAGTTGTTTGGTGTTTATTCAGGGGAAAAGGGATACGCTCAATACGAAAATGGTGACCAGGTCTTCAGTGTACAGATTATTTTCATTTCAAGAAAATTTGATGGCGTACTGCTTGGGAATCATGAAAGCAGGGAGTTGGATTTTTTTCATAAAACTACCATTCCTGGGCATATTAATTCACATCAGGCGCCATTTATTACTGATTGGCTTGAAGGAAAGGAGCCTCCCATTATCAAGTAA
- a CDS encoding MerR family transcriptional regulator has translation MKITETAKMLHTTPRTIRFYEEKGLITPEKGENDYRYFQEEDLWKLQTILALREVGMSTAQIKASLEGDNIQSYLDLQRSALYGEWIQIKDMITTLDQMIGESPGHEDLLNLSQQLKEVKKMRKSWKDRWNFDEQAEEYDQTIKTTGYRFNVHEHYHVALSKVKDWVEPKPEELGVDIGTGTGNLAALFMDDGTTMIGVDQSEEMLKVCLKKYPELETRPGHFLSLPIMDHSTDFVVSSYALHHLPDAEKELALAEMDRILNDDGRIAIADLMFENEKEKQRILAQFEQEGNGEAVDAIHDEFYADLSKLVNWLEKEGYNVKTHQFNRILHLLYAEK, from the coding sequence ATGAAAATTACAGAAACTGCAAAGATGTTACATACGACACCTCGCACCATTCGCTTTTATGAAGAAAAAGGATTGATCACTCCTGAAAAAGGAGAGAACGATTACCGTTATTTTCAGGAAGAAGATTTGTGGAAACTCCAGACAATTCTGGCTCTTCGCGAAGTGGGAATGTCCACAGCTCAAATAAAAGCCAGTTTGGAAGGAGATAATATCCAGTCTTACTTGGATCTGCAGCGGTCTGCGTTATATGGAGAATGGATCCAAATCAAAGATATGATTACGACGTTGGACCAAATGATAGGAGAATCGCCAGGACACGAAGACCTGTTAAATCTATCCCAACAATTGAAAGAGGTTAAAAAAATGAGAAAGAGTTGGAAAGATCGTTGGAATTTTGATGAGCAAGCAGAAGAATATGATCAAACTATAAAAACCACTGGCTATCGATTCAATGTTCATGAACATTATCATGTAGCACTGTCTAAGGTTAAAGATTGGGTGGAACCGAAACCGGAGGAGCTGGGGGTCGATATCGGCACTGGCACAGGTAATTTGGCTGCTCTATTTATGGATGATGGCACAACAATGATCGGAGTGGATCAATCGGAAGAAATGCTGAAAGTTTGTTTGAAAAAGTATCCTGAATTGGAGACACGTCCTGGTCATTTTTTATCACTTCCTATTATGGATCACAGTACAGATTTTGTGGTATCAAGCTATGCTCTTCATCACTTGCCAGATGCCGAAAAAGAACTAGCCCTGGCTGAGATGGACCGTATTTTGAACGATGATGGAAGAATAGCCATTGCAGATTTAATGTTTGAAAATGAAAAAGAGAAACAGCGCATCCTCGCTCAATTTGAACAGGAAGGAAATGGAGAAGCAGTGGATGCTATCCATGATGAATTCTATGCTGATCTTTCAAAACTTGTTAACTGGCTGGAGAAAGAAGGTTACAACGTGAAAACACACCAATTCAACAGAATTCTGCACCTTTTATATGCAGAAAAATAG
- a CDS encoding Z1 domain-containing protein — protein MSINTHLLQTNGAFFQQLSRKNQYKQDSRECMIRTMAQLLDTSTTEHHPGMLLGKIQSGKTRTFIGVMALAYDNGYDMVILLTKGTNALVKQTYARLNEEFSKAIEEDEMRVYDIMAMPDNLRKYELSQKLAVIVKKETRNLDHLHDALTERYPQLTDKRVLFIDDEADFASVAYEYKRDQNVKHMRVIATKINTLRETLRKPAFLQVTATPYSLYLQPEDMTIHKGKVFEPIRPAFTELVPIHEHYIGGKVYFEWSEKDGHLSSYLFHPVEEKELEVMKKMDGRRVKMEHLLTQKNISNIRQAIVNFIVGAGIRRWQQREKGQREQKYSFIIHTERGKTAHAWQAELIQGFEQLLIESAREESELFQRLIRESYDDLMRTVQTLEKTTRPAFSAVYEEVRRSLDEEYIVSNIVNSEKDVNELLDHTGQLQLRSPMNIFIGGQILDRGVTIHNLIGFFYGRNPKSFQQDTVLQHSRMYGARPVADLAVTRFYTTQRIYAVMKKIHEFDTELRRAFEQGGHRRGVVFVQRDLSEGILPCNPNKILLSELTMINPHKRMLPIGFQTGYKTHIQKTILELDRLIAKAKTSAHYSEDNAHLIPVAQAKEMLRLVYETLEMEEGRDFHLDEYEGVLDYLSKEAESGAYIWLLTRTQRQIRRYKQDGKFENSPDTPGKGSGELAAARKVAREFPALIMLRQEGKKEHGWRGAPFWWPVLVAQAETSPTVYANKTVK, from the coding sequence ATGTCGATAAACACACATCTGCTCCAAACGAATGGAGCATTTTTTCAGCAATTAAGTAGAAAAAATCAATATAAGCAGGATTCACGTGAGTGTATGATCCGGACCATGGCTCAACTTCTCGATACCTCGACGACCGAGCATCATCCTGGGATGCTGCTTGGAAAAATTCAATCAGGGAAAACGAGGACATTTATCGGGGTGATGGCTCTTGCTTATGACAACGGCTATGATATGGTCATTCTTTTGACAAAGGGTACCAATGCGCTTGTTAAACAGACCTACGCACGCCTGAACGAGGAGTTTTCGAAGGCGATTGAGGAAGATGAGATGCGTGTCTATGACATCATGGCGATGCCTGACAATCTTAGAAAATATGAATTATCACAGAAATTAGCCGTAATCGTGAAAAAAGAGACTCGTAACCTCGATCACCTCCATGATGCTCTCACGGAAAGATACCCTCAGCTAACAGACAAACGGGTACTTTTTATTGATGATGAAGCGGACTTTGCGAGTGTGGCTTATGAATATAAACGTGATCAGAACGTGAAGCATATGCGTGTCATTGCCACAAAAATAAATACCTTGCGTGAAACACTGAGGAAGCCCGCGTTCCTTCAAGTGACAGCAACTCCGTATTCACTCTACCTGCAACCGGAGGATATGACTATTCATAAAGGGAAAGTGTTTGAACCGATTCGACCTGCGTTTACAGAACTAGTTCCGATCCACGAACATTACATTGGTGGGAAGGTGTATTTCGAGTGGAGTGAGAAAGATGGTCATTTATCTTCTTATCTGTTCCATCCTGTAGAGGAAAAAGAACTTGAAGTGATGAAAAAGATGGACGGACGCCGCGTTAAAATGGAACATTTGCTTACACAGAAAAATATTAGCAATATTCGACAGGCGATTGTCAATTTCATCGTCGGGGCTGGCATACGCCGTTGGCAGCAACGAGAAAAAGGTCAGCGCGAACAGAAATACTCGTTCATCATACATACGGAACGGGGGAAAACGGCGCATGCTTGGCAAGCCGAATTGATTCAGGGATTCGAACAGTTATTAATTGAATCGGCCCGGGAGGAATCAGAGCTTTTTCAGCGGCTCATCCGCGAATCTTACGATGATTTGATGCGTACCGTCCAAACATTGGAAAAAACCACTAGGCCTGCTTTTTCTGCTGTGTATGAAGAAGTGCGACGCTCGCTGGATGAAGAATACATTGTGAGCAACATTGTCAATTCGGAAAAAGACGTCAATGAACTTCTCGACCATACAGGGCAACTGCAGTTGCGATCTCCGATGAATATTTTTATTGGCGGGCAGATATTGGACCGTGGTGTTACCATCCATAATCTGATCGGCTTCTTCTATGGAAGGAACCCGAAATCATTTCAGCAGGATACCGTGTTGCAGCATTCAAGGATGTACGGTGCGCGGCCGGTTGCCGACCTTGCTGTAACCCGTTTTTATACGACTCAGAGAATCTATGCTGTCATGAAGAAGATTCACGAATTTGATACTGAACTGCGTCGCGCTTTCGAGCAAGGCGGGCATCGGCGTGGTGTGGTTTTTGTCCAACGTGATTTAAGTGAAGGCATTCTACCATGTAACCCGAACAAAATTCTGCTCTCTGAATTGACGATGATCAACCCGCATAAACGGATGTTGCCGATCGGTTTCCAAACCGGCTACAAAACTCATATACAGAAAACGATCCTTGAGCTCGACCGCCTGATTGCAAAAGCGAAAACATCAGCCCACTATTCAGAGGACAATGCTCATTTAATTCCTGTCGCCCAAGCGAAAGAGATGCTGAGGCTCGTTTATGAAACTCTTGAAATGGAGGAAGGTCGTGACTTTCACCTTGACGAATATGAAGGTGTGCTGGATTATCTGAGTAAAGAAGCAGAGTCCGGAGCTTATATCTGGTTGCTGACAAGGACGCAGAGGCAGATCCGACGCTACAAACAAGATGGTAAGTTTGAAAACTCTCCTGATACGCCAGGTAAGGGAAGTGGAGAATTGGCCGCAGCAAGGAAAGTTGCCAGAGAATTTCCAGCATTGATCATGCTTCGGCAAGAAGGGAAAAAAGAACATGGTTGGCGCGGAGCACCGTTCTGGTGGCCGGTACTCGTTGCACAAGCTGAGACCTCACCGACTGTTTATGCCAACAAAACAGTTAAGTGA
- a CDS encoding AAA family ATPase, giving the protein MQRNIPRKIHIIGSVASGKTTLAKELSTKLGVPYYELDNVAWERNPGADRRRTDLEKRNYLNTIVRSESWIIEGVHNEEWVSGSFQHADLIIFLDINYSTRTYRIIKRYIFQKAGMEHANYQPTLKIFLKMFKWNKQFEERGKPNFF; this is encoded by the coding sequence GTGCAGAGGAATATTCCAAGGAAAATCCATATCATCGGCTCGGTAGCAAGCGGGAAAACAACCTTAGCAAAAGAACTGTCTACTAAATTGGGGGTTCCATATTACGAGTTGGATAATGTCGCTTGGGAACGGAATCCAGGAGCGGATAGAAGAAGAACAGACTTAGAGAAACGTAATTACTTGAATACAATTGTCCGTTCTGAAAGTTGGATAATAGAGGGCGTTCATAATGAGGAGTGGGTTTCGGGAAGCTTTCAACATGCAGACTTAATTATATTTTTGGATATCAATTATTCTACGAGAACGTACCGTATCATCAAGAGATACATTTTTCAGAAGGCCGGGATGGAACATGCGAATTATCAACCGACTCTGAAAATTTTTTTGAAAATGTTCAAATGGAATAAGCAATTTGAAGAAAGAGGTAAACCGAATTTTTTTTAA
- a CDS encoding GNAT family N-acetyltransferase has product MYFKEIENFTAFTELSQRCYPGMALDTKEEKDRYMKHREKMAQEHTIRHIGLYDEENLIGAFIEYDHQMNVHGASVQAAGIGTVAVDLPYKKQGHAKRIVKQFLQDARKNGCVIAHLYPFQPTFYKKMGFGLGSSLATYQFRPVQLPIFEGALPVETLNSADIIEVRNCYQKWAGRTHGATDIEEYGFSFLERENLHTFGVRKEGDLEGYVTCEFKGGKHFLENDLYIKNFFYTSREAYQALIQFLHNQKDQVRTIHFPTFDKDFSYLLNDPVHTDENLIFGIYHKTSVQGKGLMYRVLDMDGFIEKTNPNRFGEETVRVGWKVADTLLEETYDRVWQFTKGEASLTDDPAEVTVTIDIGNFSSLMMGCVTLESLLNSGSASVEGEEEKVLNLFQGLQTPQCWTFF; this is encoded by the coding sequence ATGTATTTTAAAGAAATTGAAAACTTCACGGCGTTTACGGAGTTGTCCCAACGCTGCTATCCAGGAATGGCTTTGGATACGAAGGAAGAAAAAGATCGCTATATGAAGCATCGCGAAAAAATGGCCCAAGAACATACGATTCGTCACATCGGGTTATATGACGAAGAGAATTTAATTGGTGCGTTTATCGAGTATGACCATCAGATGAACGTACATGGTGCATCTGTCCAAGCAGCTGGTATAGGTACCGTGGCAGTCGACTTACCTTATAAAAAACAGGGCCATGCAAAGCGGATTGTGAAGCAGTTTTTACAGGATGCGAGAAAAAATGGATGTGTGATTGCACATCTATACCCTTTTCAACCAACCTTTTACAAAAAGATGGGATTCGGATTAGGCTCCAGTTTAGCAACGTATCAGTTCCGGCCAGTGCAGCTTCCAATCTTTGAGGGGGCACTTCCGGTGGAGACTTTGAATAGTGCAGATATAATAGAGGTCCGGAATTGTTATCAAAAGTGGGCTGGAAGGACTCATGGAGCGACAGATATCGAGGAATACGGATTTTCCTTTTTGGAAAGAGAAAATTTGCATACATTTGGGGTGAGGAAGGAGGGCGATCTTGAAGGTTATGTAACATGTGAATTCAAGGGAGGAAAACACTTTCTGGAAAACGATTTATATATAAAGAACTTTTTTTATACTTCACGAGAAGCGTATCAAGCTTTGATCCAATTTCTACATAATCAAAAGGACCAAGTACGTACCATCCACTTTCCGACGTTTGATAAGGATTTCTCATATTTACTGAATGACCCAGTTCATACAGATGAGAATTTGATTTTTGGGATCTATCATAAGACGAGTGTACAAGGAAAGGGACTCATGTATCGGGTTTTAGATATGGACGGGTTTATCGAAAAGACCAACCCTAATCGTTTTGGGGAGGAGACTGTACGGGTGGGTTGGAAAGTGGCGGACACTTTATTAGAAGAAACTTATGACAGAGTGTGGCAGTTTACAAAAGGAGAGGCTTCTTTGACAGACGATCCTGCTGAAGTTACGGTGACGATTGACATTGGAAACTTCTCATCTCTAATGATGGGTTGTGTCACATTGGAAAGTTTGTTGAACAGCGGGTCGGCAAGTGTTGAGGGGGAGGAGGAAAAGGTGCTGAACCTTTTTCAAGGCCTTCAAACGCCGCAGTGTTGGACGTTTTTTTAA
- a CDS encoding cold-shock protein: MLQGTVKWFNAEKGFGFIEVEGQDDVFVHFSAIQGEGFKTLEENETVSFEIVEGDRGPQAANVQR; the protein is encoded by the coding sequence ATGTTACAAGGTACAGTTAAATGGTTCAACGCAGAAAAAGGTTTCGGTTTTATTGAAGTAGAAGGTCAAGACGATGTATTCGTTCATTTCTCTGCTATTCAAGGCGAAGGCTTCAAGACTCTAGAAGAAAACGAAACAGTTTCTTTTGAAATTGTTGAAGGCGACCGTGGCCCACAAGCTGCTAACGTCCAAAGATAA
- a CDS encoding GGDEF domain-containing protein: protein MKQADSWRDLKNAFSSNLRATIPVVIDDHLEEMKGIKEFNSYIEHFPDYANNLSLTLNQSCHALFMSEDDYQAFINLYDKEAIEVGIAFAKSNYFTIELMLHLTHSTRMCSIRRVLEALSKVETNLDHSLLVERFFDITNKRQNAFFQGYIAEQNKMLKNQSITDPLTTLYNRRYFYPYIEKKLAHQKNRPITLLLIDFNNFKDINDQLGHREGDRLLKNFSELLWNIRPSFDGAFRFGGDEFVLAITDCTEAMAEKVALDLDHAIKRFHPETSISFGVIQLPAERVNVDEYLNMADKRMYENKTKRHHHQ from the coding sequence ATGAAACAAGCCGATTCTTGGCGGGACTTGAAAAATGCATTTTCATCGAATCTTCGCGCAACGATCCCCGTGGTGATTGATGACCACCTTGAAGAAATGAAAGGCATAAAGGAATTTAATTCCTATATTGAACATTTCCCTGATTACGCAAATAACTTATCCTTAACCTTAAACCAGTCATGCCATGCCCTTTTCATGTCTGAAGATGATTATCAGGCGTTCATTAACTTATATGATAAAGAAGCAATTGAAGTAGGAATTGCATTTGCGAAAAGTAATTATTTCACCATCGAATTGATGTTACATCTAACGCATAGTACCCGGATGTGCAGCATTCGAAGGGTACTGGAGGCTCTGAGCAAGGTGGAGACGAACCTTGACCACTCCCTCCTGGTCGAGCGCTTTTTCGATATTACAAACAAAAGACAAAATGCCTTTTTCCAGGGCTACATAGCAGAACAAAACAAAATGCTCAAAAATCAAAGCATCACAGACCCTTTGACAACGTTATATAACCGGAGGTACTTTTATCCATACATAGAAAAGAAGTTGGCTCACCAAAAGAATCGGCCGATTACACTCCTCCTTATTGATTTCAATAATTTCAAAGACATCAATGATCAACTTGGTCACCGGGAAGGCGATCGTCTGCTGAAGAATTTTTCTGAACTGCTCTGGAACATCCGCCCTAGCTTCGACGGTGCTTTCCGTTTTGGCGGAGACGAATTCGTGCTTGCGATAACTGATTGCACAGAGGCGATGGCTGAAAAAGTGGCTCTTGATTTGGATCATGCCATCAAGCGTTTCCACCCAGAAACCTCCATCTCCTTTGGGGTAATCCAACTTCCCGCGGAAAGAGTGAATGTCGATGAATACCTGAACATGGCCGATAAACGAATGTATGAAAACAAAACAAAGCGTCATCATCACCAATGA
- a CDS encoding cold-shock protein yields MVQGTVKWFNAEKGFGFIEVEGQDDVFVHFSAIQGEGFKTLEENETVSFEIEEGSRGPQAANVQK; encoded by the coding sequence ATGGTACAAGGTACAGTTAAATGGTTCAACGCAGAAAAAGGTTTCGGTTTTATTGAAGTAGAAGGTCAAGACGATGTATTCGTTCATTTCTCTGCTATTCAAGGTGAAGGTTTCAAAACTCTAGAAGAGAACGAAACTGTTTCTTTCGAAATCGAAGAAGGCAGCCGTGGCCCACAAGCCGCTAACGTTCAAAAATAA